Proteins from a genomic interval of Brachybacterium vulturis:
- a CDS encoding YggS family pyridoxal phosphate-dependent enzyme — MTSPADDTALPDEQRQQLAARLDEVLARMDAAAARVGREGREITVLLATKTRAPAEIAAAVELLRERERPVAVGENRAQEIAKHADALLADNGVPRHFIGRLQTNKARDVVAFAETIHSVDREGIADALERRAETAGLRRDVLVQVNTSGEDSKGGFAPTVEALAPIVERLRASTVLRPVGLMTIGANTSDAVAVRASLHLLRELRDTVREQLGAEELTELSMGMSGDLEIAVEEGATIVRVGSAIFGARPA, encoded by the coding sequence ATGACCTCCCCTGCCGATGACACCGCCCTGCCGGACGAGCAGCGCCAGCAGCTCGCGGCCCGCCTCGACGAGGTGCTCGCGCGGATGGACGCCGCCGCTGCCCGGGTGGGCCGCGAGGGCCGCGAGATCACCGTGCTGCTGGCCACCAAGACCCGCGCCCCCGCGGAGATCGCCGCGGCGGTCGAGCTGCTGCGCGAACGGGAGCGCCCGGTCGCGGTGGGGGAGAACCGGGCCCAGGAGATCGCCAAGCACGCCGATGCGCTGCTGGCGGACAACGGCGTGCCGCGCCACTTCATCGGCCGGCTGCAGACCAACAAGGCCCGGGACGTGGTGGCCTTCGCGGAGACGATCCACAGCGTGGACCGGGAGGGGATCGCCGATGCGCTCGAGCGCCGCGCCGAGACGGCCGGACTGCGGCGGGACGTGCTGGTGCAGGTCAACACCTCCGGGGAGGACTCCAAGGGCGGGTTCGCGCCGACCGTGGAGGCGCTCGCGCCGATCGTGGAGCGGCTGCGGGCCAGCACCGTGCTGCGGCCCGTCGGCCTGATGACCATCGGGGCCAACACCAGCGACGCCGTGGCGGTCCGCGCCTCGCTGCACCTGCTGCGGGAGCTGCGGGACACCGTGCGGGAGCAGCTCGGCGCCGAGGAGCTCACCGAGCTGTCGATGGGCATGAGCGGGGACCTCGAGATCGCGGTCGAGGAGGGCGCGACCATCGTCCGGGTCGGTTCGGCGATCTTTGGCGCGCGTCCCGCCTGA
- a CDS encoding helicase-associated domain-containing protein has translation MTAVIRSLADSLRRFGDARLEALLVARPDLASPLPRGIGPLAARAGGATSARRALEALTLPELHLVEALAVLEDGSSPSQLAAAVSSDAATIAPALERLLTLAVVWGEDELSLIRPLRDGLRSPAGLAPPAPEDPSAEEARLRVERARTEHPEALEALAWGPAAVTGHGRLARDLRTAGIVVGEGEELHLPRPIHLALRDGRVRRTHAARRPAPTGPERTERIPGSRTAQAVEHAFEALRLLSTVRGFDEDPPGVLRRGGLPQRDLRRLAERAGTTVPVLATVLQSAWQAGLIGHDGQEWHPTTDWDAHRQLPAEQRWAELVLAWARGHHLAAVVGTPDSSGTGRSLLSDLTRRDGVRTRRGSLLQVLRTSPTVDATEDSLAAALAWAFPLVPAEVIREETAALLTEGEVLGVLDGGALTVLGQELVLALDEEITRADDRLAAALREAAPPPVAEVLLDADLTVVVPGRPAESLLPLLDWTEMVSRGGALTLRFTTSSVRRALADGRDGEALLALLAEVSRSPVPQSLTYLLRDEQRRHGRVQVSRATTVLTAEAEVLDLLQVAPEAAALGLHRLAPTVAVTLSDPGFALQVSRQAGLSPQAVGPDGRPVAEELTHSLRGGPVEPDLVTIEGPELRVPAAEAVARLRAAEEGGVDLSVTDRLLDAIARSDEIPLGIVDGRGGVVVKHARPLSLEGGRLRARDAGRDEEFTVLVHRVTLG, from the coding sequence ATGACCGCTGTGATCCGGTCCCTCGCGGACTCCCTGCGACGGTTCGGCGACGCCCGGCTCGAGGCCCTGCTCGTCGCCCGACCGGATCTCGCCTCGCCCCTTCCCCGCGGGATCGGCCCGCTCGCCGCCCGCGCCGGGGGCGCCACCTCCGCCCGTCGCGCCCTGGAGGCGCTGACCCTGCCCGAGCTGCACCTGGTGGAGGCCCTCGCCGTCCTGGAGGACGGCAGCTCCCCCTCGCAGCTGGCCGCCGCCGTCTCCTCGGATGCGGCGACGATCGCGCCCGCCCTCGAACGGCTGCTCACCCTCGCCGTGGTCTGGGGCGAGGACGAGCTGTCCCTGATCCGGCCGCTGCGCGACGGACTGCGCAGCCCCGCGGGACTCGCGCCGCCCGCGCCCGAGGATCCCTCGGCCGAGGAGGCGCGCCTGCGCGTGGAGCGGGCCCGGACGGAGCATCCCGAGGCGCTCGAGGCACTCGCCTGGGGGCCTGCCGCCGTCACCGGTCACGGCCGGCTCGCTCGGGATCTGCGGACCGCCGGCATCGTGGTCGGCGAGGGCGAGGAGCTGCACCTCCCCCGCCCGATCCACCTCGCCCTGCGCGACGGGCGGGTGCGCCGCACGCATGCCGCCCGGCGCCCCGCCCCGACCGGCCCCGAGCGCACCGAGCGGATCCCCGGCTCCCGCACCGCCCAGGCCGTCGAGCACGCCTTCGAGGCGCTGCGTCTGCTGAGCACCGTGCGCGGCTTCGACGAGGACCCGCCCGGGGTGCTGCGCCGCGGCGGTCTGCCGCAGCGGGATCTGCGACGTCTCGCCGAACGGGCCGGCACCACCGTGCCGGTTCTGGCGACCGTGCTGCAGTCCGCCTGGCAGGCGGGGCTGATCGGGCACGACGGCCAGGAATGGCATCCCACGACGGACTGGGACGCCCACCGGCAGCTGCCCGCCGAGCAGCGCTGGGCCGAGCTGGTGCTGGCCTGGGCCCGCGGCCACCACCTGGCCGCGGTGGTCGGCACCCCGGACTCCTCCGGCACCGGGCGCTCCCTGCTCTCCGATCTCACCCGCCGCGACGGGGTGCGCACCCGGCGCGGCAGCCTGCTGCAGGTGCTGCGCACCTCCCCCACCGTCGACGCGACCGAGGACTCCCTCGCCGCCGCGCTCGCCTGGGCGTTCCCGCTGGTCCCCGCCGAGGTGATCCGGGAGGAGACCGCTGCCCTGCTGACCGAGGGCGAGGTGCTCGGCGTGCTCGACGGCGGAGCCCTCACCGTGCTCGGTCAGGAGCTGGTCCTCGCCCTGGACGAGGAGATCACCCGCGCCGATGACCGGCTCGCGGCCGCGCTCCGGGAGGCCGCCCCGCCGCCGGTGGCGGAGGTGCTGCTGGACGCCGATCTCACCGTCGTGGTCCCGGGCCGGCCCGCCGAGTCCCTGCTGCCGCTGCTGGACTGGACGGAGATGGTCTCGCGCGGCGGGGCGCTCACCCTGCGCTTCACCACGTCCTCCGTCCGTCGTGCGCTCGCGGACGGCCGCGACGGCGAGGCGCTGCTGGCGCTGCTGGCGGAGGTCTCCCGCTCCCCCGTCCCGCAGTCGCTGACCTACCTGCTGCGCGATGAGCAGCGGCGCCACGGCCGGGTCCAGGTCTCCCGGGCCACCACCGTGCTCACCGCGGAGGCGGAGGTGCTCGATCTGCTGCAGGTCGCGCCCGAGGCCGCCGCCCTCGGGCTGCACCGCCTCGCCCCCACGGTCGCCGTCACCCTCTCGGATCCCGGTTTCGCGCTGCAGGTGTCCCGTCAGGCGGGCCTGTCCCCGCAGGCCGTGGGGCCCGACGGCCGTCCTGTGGCGGAGGAGCTGACCCATTCCCTCCGCGGTGGTCCCGTGGAACCTGATCTGGTCACCATCGAGGGACCCGAGCTGCGGGTCCCCGCCGCCGAGGCGGTCGCCCGCCTCCGCGCGGCGGAGGAGGGCGGCGTCGACCTCTCCGTCACCGATCGCCTGCTGGACGCCATCGCCCGCAGCGACGAGATCCCCCTCGGCATCGTCGACGGGCGCGGCGGAGTGGTGGTGAAGCACGCCCGGCCGCTCTCCCTCGAGGGAGGGAGGCTGCGGGCCCGCGACGCCGGACGCGACGAGGAGTTCACGGTGCTGGTGCACCGGGTGACGCTCGGCTGA
- the gndA gene encoding NADP-dependent phosphogluconate dehydrogenase, which yields MASFAPSPADAADIGVTGMAVMGSNLARNLARNGFKVAIHNRSVGKTEAVIAEHGTDGEFFPSESMEDFVGSLQKPRVAIIMVKAGGPTDAVIDELSSLMDEGDIIVDAGNALFTDTRRREAALREKGQHFVGAGVSGGEEGALNGPSIMPGGTKESYDRLGPMFETIAAKAEDGKPCCTHVGADGAGHFVKMVHNGIEYADMQVISEAYDMMSKALGMDADAIGDVFEEWNKGDLESFLIEITATVLHHKDATTGEPFVDVVLDQAAQKGTGAWTVKTALDLGVPVTGIAEATFARSISGGTPQREAARGVLVGEEQQLEIADPKQFIDDLQKALYAAKLVSYSQGFDEIAKGADEYGWDITLGDMAAIWREGCIIRARFLDRITEAYDRNPGLSLLLSDEYFSTEIAKCIPAWRRIVAFAASTGCPVPVFASTLSYYDSVRAERLPAALVQAQRDYFGAHTYQRVDAEGTFHVEWTEDRRETKQD from the coding sequence ATGGCTAGTTTCGCTCCGTCCCCCGCCGATGCCGCGGACATCGGTGTCACCGGAATGGCGGTGATGGGCTCCAACCTGGCGCGCAACCTCGCCCGCAACGGCTTCAAGGTCGCGATCCACAACCGCAGCGTCGGCAAGACCGAGGCCGTCATCGCCGAGCACGGCACCGACGGCGAGTTCTTCCCCTCGGAATCGATGGAGGACTTCGTCGGCTCGCTGCAGAAGCCGCGCGTGGCGATCATCATGGTCAAGGCCGGAGGGCCCACCGACGCCGTGATCGACGAGCTGTCCTCCCTGATGGACGAGGGCGACATCATCGTCGACGCCGGCAACGCCCTGTTCACGGACACCCGTCGTCGCGAGGCCGCGCTGCGTGAGAAGGGCCAGCACTTCGTGGGCGCCGGCGTCTCCGGCGGCGAGGAGGGCGCGCTGAACGGCCCCTCGATCATGCCCGGCGGCACCAAGGAGTCCTACGATCGCCTCGGCCCCATGTTCGAGACGATCGCCGCCAAGGCCGAGGACGGCAAGCCCTGCTGCACCCATGTGGGCGCGGACGGCGCCGGCCACTTCGTGAAGATGGTCCACAACGGCATCGAGTACGCCGACATGCAGGTCATCTCCGAGGCCTACGACATGATGTCCAAGGCCCTGGGCATGGACGCCGATGCGATCGGCGACGTGTTCGAGGAGTGGAACAAGGGCGATCTGGAGTCCTTCCTCATCGAGATCACCGCCACGGTGCTGCACCACAAGGACGCCACCACCGGCGAGCCCTTCGTCGACGTGGTCCTGGACCAGGCCGCGCAGAAGGGCACCGGCGCCTGGACCGTGAAGACGGCGCTGGACCTGGGAGTCCCGGTCACCGGCATCGCCGAGGCCACCTTCGCCCGCTCCATCTCCGGCGGCACTCCGCAGCGCGAGGCCGCCCGTGGCGTGCTCGTCGGCGAGGAGCAGCAGCTCGAGATCGCCGATCCGAAGCAGTTCATCGACGACCTCCAGAAGGCGCTGTACGCCGCGAAGCTGGTCTCGTACTCGCAGGGCTTCGACGAGATCGCCAAGGGTGCCGACGAGTACGGCTGGGACATCACGCTCGGCGACATGGCCGCGATCTGGCGCGAGGGCTGCATCATCCGTGCCCGCTTCCTCGACCGCATCACCGAGGCCTACGACCGCAACCCGGGGCTCTCGCTGCTGCTGAGCGACGAGTACTTCAGCACCGAGATCGCCAAGTGCATCCCGGCCTGGCGTCGGATCGTGGCCTTCGCGGCCTCCACCGGCTGCCCGGTGCCGGTGTTCGCCTCGACCCTGTCCTACTACGACTCGGTGCGCGCCGAGCGCCTCCCGGCCGCCCTGGTCCAGGCGCAGCGCGACTACTTCGGTGCGCACACCTACCAGCGCGTCGACGCCGAGGGCACCTTCCACGTGGAGTGGACCGAGGACCGTCGCGAGACCAAGCAGGACTGA
- a CDS encoding DNA repair helicase XPB, whose translation MTDGPLIVQSDKSLLLEVDHPSAQTARIAIAAFAELERAPEHVHTYRITDLGLWNARAAGYDAETVVAALVDHSRYPVPHSLLIDVADTMDRYGRLQLLSDPTHGLVLHALDRPVLEEVARAKRIQGMLGARIDASTVAVHPSERGALKQALLKLGWPAEDHAGYVDGEAHPITLAEDGWQLRPYQAEAVDGFRHGGSGVVVLPCGAGKTLVGAAAMAAMGRTTLILVTSTVSARQWKSELLARTSLTEEEIGEYSGASKEVRPVTIATYQVLTMKRKGVHPHLELMSARDWGLIIYDEVHLLPAPVFRMTADLQARRRLGLTATLVREDGREGEVFSLIGPKRYDAPWKDIESQGYIAPAICTEVRATMPASDRMAYAMAEATDRPRLGAAHPAKIDVVQRIAQRHQGEPMLVIGQFIDQLEEIAERLGADLITGRTPVRRRQELFDAFRAGRIDRLVVSKVANFSIDLPEASVAVQVSGAFGSRQEEAQRLGRLLRPKADGRSAHFFTVVMRDTQDQDFAAHRQRFLAEQGYAYTIVDAEELEQPERPVDGR comes from the coding sequence ATGACCGACGGCCCCCTCATCGTCCAGAGCGACAAGTCCCTCCTGCTCGAGGTCGACCACCCCAGCGCGCAGACCGCCCGGATCGCGATCGCCGCCTTCGCGGAGCTCGAACGCGCCCCGGAGCACGTGCACACCTACCGCATCACCGATCTGGGGCTGTGGAACGCGCGCGCCGCCGGCTACGACGCGGAAACGGTGGTCGCGGCGCTGGTGGACCATTCCCGCTATCCGGTGCCCCACTCGCTGCTGATCGACGTCGCGGACACCATGGACCGCTACGGCCGCCTGCAGCTGCTCTCGGACCCCACCCACGGCCTGGTGCTGCACGCCCTGGACCGCCCGGTGCTCGAGGAGGTGGCGCGGGCCAAGCGCATCCAGGGCATGCTCGGTGCCCGGATCGATGCCTCGACGGTGGCGGTGCACCCCTCGGAGCGCGGCGCGCTGAAGCAGGCGCTGCTGAAGCTGGGCTGGCCCGCCGAGGACCACGCCGGCTACGTCGACGGCGAGGCGCATCCGATCACGCTCGCCGAGGACGGCTGGCAGCTGCGCCCCTACCAGGCGGAGGCGGTGGACGGTTTCCGCCACGGGGGCAGCGGCGTGGTGGTGCTGCCCTGCGGGGCGGGCAAGACGCTGGTCGGTGCCGCGGCGATGGCGGCGATGGGCCGCACCACCTTGATCCTGGTGACCTCGACGGTCTCGGCCCGGCAGTGGAAGAGCGAGCTGCTGGCCCGCACCTCCCTCACGGAGGAGGAGATCGGCGAGTACTCCGGGGCGTCGAAGGAGGTGCGCCCGGTGACCATCGCGACCTACCAGGTGCTCACCATGAAGCGGAAGGGCGTCCACCCGCACCTGGAGCTGATGAGCGCCCGCGACTGGGGCCTGATCATCTACGACGAGGTGCATCTGCTGCCCGCGCCGGTGTTCCGGATGACCGCGGATCTGCAGGCCCGGCGCCGACTGGGGCTGACCGCCACCCTGGTGCGGGAGGACGGCCGCGAGGGCGAGGTGTTCTCCCTGATCGGCCCCAAGCGGTACGACGCCCCGTGGAAGGACATCGAGTCCCAGGGCTACATCGCCCCCGCGATCTGCACCGAGGTGCGGGCCACGATGCCGGCCTCGGACCGCATGGCCTATGCGATGGCGGAGGCCACGGACCGGCCCCGCCTGGGCGCCGCCCATCCGGCGAAGATCGACGTGGTCCAGAGGATCGCGCAGCGCCACCAGGGCGAGCCGATGCTCGTGATCGGGCAGTTCATCGACCAGCTGGAGGAGATCGCCGAGCGCCTGGGCGCGGACCTGATCACCGGGAGGACCCCGGTGCGCCGCCGCCAGGAGCTGTTCGACGCCTTCCGTGCCGGCCGGATCGACCGCCTGGTCGTCTCGAAGGTCGCGAACTTCTCGATCGACCTCCCCGAGGCCTCGGTCGCAGTGCAGGTCAGCGGCGCGTTCGGCTCCCGCCAGGAGGAGGCGCAGCGGCTCGGACGGCTGCTGCGACCGAAGGCCGACGGGCGCAGCGCGCACTTCTTTACCGTGGTCATGCGCGACACCCAGGACCAGGACTTCGCGGCCCACCGCCAGCGCTTCCTCGCCGAGCAGGGGTACGCCTACACGATCGTGGACGCCGAGGAGCTGGAGCAGCCGGAGCGCCCTGTCGACGGGCGCTGA
- a CDS encoding LapA family protein: MTAPDDPTRPTASTGGHDAARPDTPATGRRAAAEPGGTQDQHTTAKRPDQQHRPAGEPGPVEEPQAGGGKTAGMWIGLILGAIILVLLLIFVIQNNVTAGFQYFGTEFDLPLGVAMLLAAIAGALVMALVGSVRMVQMSWTIRKLRKQQEKIHRATR; encoded by the coding sequence ATGACCGCCCCCGACGATCCCACCCGCCCCACCGCATCCACCGGCGGGCACGACGCGGCACGGCCGGACACCCCCGCGACCGGGCGGCGCGCCGCCGCGGAGCCCGGCGGCACCCAGGACCAGCACACCACCGCGAAGCGCCCCGACCAGCAGCACCGGCCCGCCGGCGAACCCGGCCCCGTCGAGGAGCCGCAGGCCGGCGGCGGGAAGACCGCCGGCATGTGGATCGGGCTGATCCTCGGCGCGATCATCCTGGTGCTGCTGCTGATCTTCGTGATCCAGAACAACGTCACCGCCGGGTTCCAGTACTTCGGCACGGAGTTCGACCTGCCGCTGGGGGTGGCGATGCTCCTCGCGGCGATCGCCGGCGCCCTGGTGATGGCGCTGGTGGGGTCGGTGCGGATGGTCCAGATGAGCTGGACGATCCGCAAGCTGCGCAAGCAGCAGGAGAAGATCCACCGCGCCACCCGCTGA
- a CDS encoding response regulator transcription factor: MTSQEDQDYEARLLVVDDEPNIRDLLATSLRFAGFEVFTASTGNEAIREATENQPDLVVLDVMLPDMDGFTVTRRLRDRGEKYPILFLTAKDETQDKVAGLTVGGDDYVTKPFSLEEVVARIRAVLRRTHGGTEATVDSSLVVGDLRLDEDSHEVHRADVNIELSPTEFKLLRYLMLNAGRVVSKTQILDHVWDYDWSGEVGIVESYISYLRRKIDVIGEPMIHTKRGIGYVLRAPEGS, encoded by the coding sequence ATGACATCGCAAGAGGACCAGGACTACGAGGCACGACTCCTCGTCGTCGACGACGAACCCAACATCCGCGACCTGCTCGCGACCTCTCTCCGCTTCGCCGGCTTCGAGGTGTTCACCGCCTCGACCGGCAACGAGGCGATCCGGGAGGCCACCGAGAACCAGCCCGATCTGGTGGTGCTCGACGTGATGCTTCCGGACATGGACGGCTTCACCGTGACCCGCCGCCTGCGCGACCGGGGCGAGAAGTACCCGATCCTCTTCCTCACCGCCAAGGACGAGACGCAGGACAAGGTCGCCGGCCTCACCGTCGGCGGCGACGACTACGTCACCAAGCCCTTCAGCCTCGAGGAGGTCGTGGCCCGCATCCGCGCGGTGCTGCGCCGCACCCACGGCGGCACCGAGGCCACGGTCGACAGCTCCCTGGTGGTGGGCGATCTGCGCCTGGACGAGGACTCCCACGAGGTCCACCGCGCCGACGTGAACATCGAGCTGTCCCCCACCGAGTTCAAGCTGCTGCGCTACCTGATGCTCAATGCCGGCCGGGTGGTCTCCAAGACGCAGATCCTGGATCACGTCTGGGACTACGACTGGTCCGGCGAGGTGGGGATCGTCGAGTCCTACATCTCCTACCTGCGCCGCAAGATCGATGTGATCGGCGAGCCGATGATCCACACCAAGCGCGGCATCGGCTACGTGCTGCGCGCCCCCGAAGGTTCCTGA
- a CDS encoding sensor histidine kinase, translated as MALPSLRAERPVSLWTRIVALISLLLVLGTVVTGSLSLFLLNRTLIQSVDSNLQAGMGEMLTMARHELAGDDDAVQKSTYTPVEYAVEIRDRQGRPIEQTVVHYGPGNVTLPFPDLSREQILQRGGRPFTVLDSSESRWRVVAMLNSGPQGGSVYVALPLTGVDRTMHEMALIIVLVGTLVVLVGMGLGGYVTHRALEPLRDVEATASQIAGGDLSRRVPVTDTSLEVHALALSLNEMLVRIEQSFAAQSASEEKATISEARMRRFVGDASHELRTPLAAIRGFGELYRMGALPADEDVASAMRRIEDEARRMGSLVENLLRLARLDEKPALDLEPVDFTDALFDAAQDLRALDPGRQVMVTSLSGTPLSVQPHLPIGVLGDEASLRQVILNLVGNANRHTPKGSPVEIAVGFTSPDRVRIEIRDHGEGIDDDQREKVFERFYRTDSSRVRAASQGGGAGLGLSIAASIVQQHRGDIGVTGTPGGGATFWVELQGTEIAPEEQIEPDQRRALDHRPRGEGSPSPEDPEPGPTG; from the coding sequence TTGGCCCTGCCGAGCCTGCGCGCAGAGCGGCCCGTGTCCCTGTGGACGCGGATCGTCGCTCTGATCTCGCTGCTGCTGGTGCTCGGCACCGTCGTCACCGGGAGCCTGTCGCTGTTCCTGCTCAACCGCACCCTGATCCAGTCGGTCGACAGCAACCTGCAGGCAGGGATGGGCGAGATGCTGACCATGGCCCGGCACGAGCTGGCCGGGGATGACGACGCGGTCCAGAAGAGCACCTACACCCCGGTCGAGTACGCGGTGGAGATCCGGGACCGGCAGGGGCGGCCGATCGAGCAGACGGTGGTCCACTACGGGCCGGGGAACGTCACCCTCCCCTTCCCGGACCTGAGCAGGGAGCAGATCCTCCAGCGCGGGGGCCGGCCCTTCACGGTGCTGGACTCCTCGGAGAGCCGCTGGCGCGTGGTCGCCATGCTGAACTCAGGACCGCAGGGGGGCAGCGTCTACGTGGCCCTGCCGCTGACCGGCGTGGACCGCACCATGCACGAGATGGCGCTGATCATCGTGCTGGTCGGCACGCTCGTGGTGCTGGTGGGCATGGGACTGGGCGGCTACGTGACCCATCGCGCGCTGGAGCCGCTGCGGGACGTCGAGGCGACCGCCTCCCAGATCGCCGGCGGCGATCTCTCGCGCCGCGTCCCCGTGACCGACACCAGCCTCGAGGTGCACGCCCTGGCGCTGTCGCTGAACGAGATGCTGGTGCGCATCGAGCAGTCCTTCGCGGCGCAGTCCGCCTCGGAGGAGAAGGCCACGATCTCCGAGGCGAGGATGCGCCGCTTCGTGGGCGACGCCTCCCATGAGCTGCGGACCCCGCTCGCGGCGATCCGCGGTTTCGGCGAGCTGTACCGGATGGGCGCCCTGCCGGCGGACGAGGACGTCGCCTCGGCGATGCGGCGCATCGAGGACGAGGCCCGACGGATGGGCTCGCTGGTGGAGAACCTGCTGCGCCTGGCCCGGCTGGACGAGAAGCCGGCGCTCGACCTCGAGCCGGTGGACTTCACCGATGCCCTCTTCGATGCGGCCCAGGACCTGCGCGCCCTGGATCCGGGCCGGCAGGTGATGGTGACCTCGCTGTCGGGGACGCCACTGTCGGTGCAGCCGCATCTGCCGATCGGGGTGCTCGGCGACGAGGCGTCCCTGCGGCAGGTGATCCTGAACCTGGTGGGCAACGCGAACCGCCACACCCCCAAGGGCTCCCCCGTCGAGATCGCGGTGGGCTTCACCTCGCCGGATCGGGTGCGCATCGAGATCCGTGACCACGGCGAGGGCATCGACGACGACCAGCGCGAGAAGGTGTTCGAACGCTTCTACCGCACCGACTCCTCCCGGGTGCGGGCCGCGTCCCAGGGCGGCGGCGCAGGGCTCGGCCTCTCGATCGCGGCCTCGATCGTGCAGCAGCACCGAGGCGACATCGGGGTCACCGGGACCCCGGGCGGCGGCGCCACCTTCTGGGTCGAGCTGCAGGGCACCGAGATCGCCCCTGAGGAGCAGATCGAGCCCGATCAGCGCCGGGCGCTCGATCACCGCCCCCGCGGAGAGGGCTCTCCGTCGCCCGAGGATCCCGAGCCGGGCCCGACGGGCTGA
- a CDS encoding DUF4031 domain-containing protein, which translates to MTVFADTPRWPRHGMLWGHLISDTSLAELHETAARAGLPPRSFDLDHYDWPSAARDALAEAGAHFVGDGELTRILIASGLRITLRNRPAARARRSAEHAAALGLDPVPQDLIVGTLGHVDPLPERPGAFRLTRDTPEGAARIEAHDELGRRRAEQMLARLEDLSRARTGRGFVGQVVQGLTPSP; encoded by the coding sequence ATGACCGTCTTCGCCGACACTCCGCGCTGGCCCCGTCACGGGATGCTGTGGGGGCATCTGATCTCCGACACCTCGCTCGCGGAGCTGCACGAGACCGCCGCCCGCGCCGGTCTGCCGCCGCGCTCCTTCGACCTCGACCACTACGACTGGCCCTCCGCCGCCCGGGACGCGCTGGCGGAGGCGGGGGCGCACTTCGTCGGCGACGGGGAGCTGACCCGGATCCTCATCGCCTCCGGGCTGCGGATCACGCTGCGGAACCGCCCTGCCGCGCGCGCCCGACGCAGCGCGGAGCACGCCGCCGCGCTCGGCCTGGATCCGGTGCCGCAGGACCTCATCGTCGGGACGCTCGGCCACGTGGACCCGCTGCCCGAGCGCCCCGGCGCCTTCCGCCTCACCCGCGACACCCCGGAGGGGGCGGCCCGGATCGAGGCGCACGATGAGCTCGGCCGCCGCCGCGCCGAGCAGATGCTGGCACGGCTGGAGGACCTCTCCCGCGCCAGGACCGGGAGGGGGTTCGTGGGGCAGGTGGTCCAGGGACTGACGCCGTCCCCGTGA
- a CDS encoding DUF418 domain-containing protein encodes MTASVPLARRAGGPDLARGVSLLGIALANMVGWLHGREWTVLLKQREGTGPDRVVDVLIALLADNRGFPLFAMLFGYGIGVLYRRSRDRGQSVRGFLLRMGRRHLVLLGIGLAHAILLFSGDILIGYAIVGMFVVLLISRHRVVLPLAGVLALPALGVWGWIDGTIGLTGQSGYAAASAPTYLASLEIRAGGALREVALAVVSDVALLAPMALGAIAARIHLLEQVEANRDLLRPMMRWGLLIGLLGAMPLTAVLVLDPAHAQLDSAVVLGALGVVHQYSGLAGALGLAAAAALLAERVRRRGAQQAGGSERGSSTSLTGAAVRGIEALGTVSLSVYIAQSVLYLALFPPYTLDLGARLGSAGTAGIAVLGWLAMIPLAVMLHRHGRRGPLEVVLRRLAGSSTGGSSTGGASTAGASTAGASTAGSATAAPQRVRPEASPSEGAGS; translated from the coding sequence GTGACGGCTTCCGTCCCGCTCGCCCGCCGCGCCGGCGGGCCCGACCTCGCCCGCGGGGTCTCGCTGTTGGGCATCGCGCTGGCCAATATGGTGGGCTGGCTGCACGGCCGGGAGTGGACGGTGCTGCTGAAGCAGCGCGAGGGCACCGGCCCGGATCGCGTCGTCGACGTGCTGATCGCCCTGCTGGCCGACAACCGCGGCTTCCCGCTGTTCGCGATGCTGTTCGGCTACGGCATCGGGGTGCTGTACCGCCGGTCGCGGGACCGTGGGCAGAGCGTGCGCGGGTTCCTCCTGCGGATGGGGCGGCGCCACCTGGTGCTGCTGGGCATCGGCCTGGCCCACGCGATCCTGCTGTTCTCCGGGGACATCCTCATCGGCTACGCGATCGTCGGCATGTTCGTGGTGCTGCTGATCTCCCGGCACCGGGTCGTGCTGCCGCTGGCCGGGGTGCTCGCGCTGCCGGCCCTCGGGGTGTGGGGATGGATCGACGGCACGATCGGCCTGACCGGTCAGAGCGGATACGCCGCGGCGTCGGCCCCCACCTACCTCGCCTCGCTGGAGATCCGCGCGGGCGGCGCCCTGCGCGAGGTCGCCCTCGCAGTGGTCTCCGACGTGGCCCTGCTCGCCCCGATGGCGCTGGGCGCGATCGCCGCCCGCATCCACCTTCTCGAGCAGGTCGAGGCCAACCGCGACCTGCTCAGGCCGATGATGCGCTGGGGGCTGCTGATCGGCCTGCTCGGCGCGATGCCGCTGACCGCGGTGCTGGTGCTGGACCCCGCGCACGCCCAGCTCGACAGCGCCGTGGTGCTGGGGGCACTGGGAGTGGTGCACCAGTACTCCGGCCTGGCCGGGGCACTCGGCCTCGCCGCCGCTGCGGCCCTGCTGGCCGAACGGGTGCGCCGCCGCGGCGCGCAGCAGGCCGGCGGCTCGGAGCGGGGGAGCAGCACGTCGCTGACCGGGGCCGCGGTGCGCGGCATCGAGGCGCTCGGCACCGTCTCGCTCAGCGTCTACATCGCCCAGTCGGTGCTGTATCTCGCGCTGTTCCCGCCGTACACGCTCGACCTCGGCGCGCGGCTAGGCAGCGCCGGGACCGCCGGGATCGCAGTGCTGGGATGGTTGGCGATGATCCCGCTCGCGGTCATGCTGCACCGCCACGGACGCCGCGGACCGCTCGAAGTGGTGCTGCGGCGCCTGGCCGGCTCCAGCACCGGCGGCTCCAGCACCGGCGGCGCCAGCACTGCCGGCGCCAGCACTGCCGGCGCCAGCACTGCTGGCTCTGCCACGGCTGCGCCGCAGCGTGTGCGACCGGAGGCGTCCCCCTCCGAGGGAGCCGGCTCATGA